From the Mesotoga prima MesG1.Ag.4.2 genome, the window GAGAAATCCTTCTGGTGCAGCCGGTATTTCGAGCTCCCACTTTTCAGTCTGGAACTCACTGATTATCTCCTTCTGGAAGGCTACGAGTGATTTAATAGCTTCGTGGGCCGCTTCAAGCGCTCCGACCATGACTTCTTCAGAGACTTCTTTTGCCTCCCCTTCTACCATTGCAACTGCGTCTTCCGTCCCTGCAACAACTATATCGAGTTCAGATCTTTCGAGTTCGTCGGCAGAGGGAAACACGACGTATTTTCCATCGACATATCCTACCTGCACGCCGGCGACGATCCCTTCGAAGGGAATCGGAGAAATATTTAATACAAGTGACGATGCCATTATCCCCCAGATGTCGGGCGGATTGTCTGGATCGGCAGACAGGACAGTCACGATAACCTGAATCTCATTTCTCATCCCGTCTGGGAAGAGAGGCCTGATAGGTCTATCTATTATTCTTGCAGAGAGAACGGCATTATCGCTCGGTCTGCTTTCTCTCTTAAGAAAACCACCCGGTATCTTTCCCGCCGCATAGAACTTTTCCTGATACTCAACGGTAAGAGGAAGAAAATCAGTTCCCGGCACTGCCTGTTCATTTCCATTCACTGTAGTTAGCAGGACTGAATCGGCATACCTGAGTACAACGGCTCCATCAGCCTGTTTTGCCATCTTCCCGTTTTCTATGACGAGCTTCTGGCCAAAGAATTCCCTTTCCCATCTCCTATAACTCACAATAACACCTCTTTTTCTCATTTCATCAAATAATCAATTATATCAGCTGAGTAAAACCCACGCAAAAAAGGAGCGGTAAACCGCTCCAGACGATTTCTACTTCTATCAACCTCTCAGCCCGAGTTTGTTTATCAGTTCGAGGTAGACTTCAGGCTTCTTGGTCTTGATGTATCTCAACATCTTTCTTCTTCTTCCGACCAACTTTAGAAGACCCCTTCTAGTATGGAAATCCTTGGGGTGTTTCTTGAGATGCTCAGTGAGATGCCTGATTCTCGCGGTGAGAATTGCGATCTGAACTTCGGTCGAACCCGAATCGTTGTCGTGAATCTGATATTCCTTTACTAATTCTTGCTTGTTAACTTCCATGTATCTGCCTCCCAATATAATCCTCTATCCAAGAATGGGCTATGCCTCAAACCGAGAATAGGGCAAGGCAATTTTAAACCGATCAGACCTTCCTGTCAACTCCACTCAGGAAGTCTGCCACCATCTTCTTTGCAGTCGGAGTGATCGCGATCCCTCCTCTTGCCGTTTCCTTGAGTTCTTCGGGTAATCTTCTCCCAACTCTTCCGAGAGAGTCGGCAACTTCTTCAAAGGGGATGGCCGACTTAATTCCGGCAAGCGCAAGTTCTGCCGCTGTGAATGCAATGGATACACCAAACGCATTTCTTTTGACGCAGGGGATTTCAACGAAACCTCCAACGGGGTCACACACAAGTCCCATTAGGGACTTCAACGCGAGCGCCGGGGCATTCTCAAGCGCACTGTATTCTTCGGGATGCGTAGCGTAGACTATGGCAACTGAAGCCATCGCCGTAGCGGTACCTATCTCTGCCTGGCAGCCTGACACGGCACCGGAAATCGACGCCCTTTTCCTGATCCTCTCGCCCACAGCTCCAGAAACCAACAATGCGTTTCCAAGGGTTTCAAGGTCAATATTTCTATTGAAGTGAAGAGAAAGGAGGGCTCCCGGAACGACACCACATGCACCCGCAGTGGGACACGCAACTATTTTCCCCATGCTTGCGTTGTGCTCAGACATCGAGAGGGCAACTCCAACTCCTGAATAGACCAGCGGACTGAGGAACTCAGGAGCGTGATTTCTCGCCTTTTCATCGTTATCTCCGACCCAGCCAGTAAGAGATTTCTCGGGTTTTTCGAGCCTGCTGTGGTAAGAACTCATCATCTCTCCGATCAGTTCCTTTGCGGTATCTTCGGCAACTTTCGGATCATTTCCAGTACTCATCATGTACCAGTCAGACACGACTTTATGAAGCGGAGTCTTCGAGTCCCTTGCGGCTTTCACAAGGTCTTCAAACTTCATTATCATACCAGTGAATCCAGCCTTTCGAGATAGGATACTTTCTTCACGACTTCAAGCCTTTTTATTGCACTAAGCAGATGCTCGTCCGGTTCAT encodes:
- the rpsO gene encoding 30S ribosomal protein S15; the protein is MEVNKQELVKEYQIHDNDSGSTEVQIAILTARIRHLTEHLKKHPKDFHTRRGLLKLVGRRRKMLRYIKTKKPEVYLELINKLGLRG
- a CDS encoding L-serine ammonia-lyase, iron-sulfur-dependent, subunit beta — encoded protein: MIMKFEDLVKAARDSKTPLHKVVSDWYMMSTGNDPKVAEDTAKELIGEMMSSYHSRLEKPEKSLTGWVGDNDEKARNHAPEFLSPLVYSGVGVALSMSEHNASMGKIVACPTAGACGVVPGALLSLHFNRNIDLETLGNALLVSGAVGERIRKRASISGAVSGCQAEIGTATAMASVAIVYATHPEEYSALENAPALALKSLMGLVCDPVGGFVEIPCVKRNAFGVSIAFTAAELALAGIKSAIPFEEVADSLGRVGRRLPEELKETARGGIAITPTAKKMVADFLSGVDRKV